Proteins found in one Fibrobacter sp. UWH6 genomic segment:
- a CDS encoding branched-chain amino acid aminotransferase: MNNVDWKTLPFGYSDTDYNVRCYYRNGQWGKIEVSSDKNISIHMAATCLHYGQEGFEGLKAYTGKDGKVRLFRVDENAKRMQSTANRVLMAVPPIELFREMAHLVTKLNARFVPPYGHGATLYIRPLLIGTGAEVGVKPSDEYLFMMFVCPVGPYFKDGFKPVDMMISRNYDRAAPQGTGTVKVGGNYAASLQSLAEAKKLGYSSTIYLDAKEKKYIDECGPANFFGIKGKSYITPKSESILPSITNKSLQQLAEYLGYTVEKRPVAFEELADFSEAAECGTAAVITPIKKIVDPVAGKEFTYGDGKNPGPVCTELFTKYTAIQFGEAEDPFGWTEVVDL, encoded by the coding sequence TTGAATAATGTCGATTGGAAGACTCTCCCCTTCGGTTACTCCGACACCGATTACAACGTTCGTTGCTACTACCGCAATGGCCAGTGGGGCAAGATTGAAGTTTCCTCCGACAAGAACATCAGCATCCACATGGCCGCTACCTGCCTCCACTACGGTCAGGAAGGTTTCGAAGGCCTGAAGGCTTACACCGGCAAGGATGGCAAGGTCCGTCTGTTCCGCGTGGATGAAAATGCAAAGCGCATGCAGAGCACTGCAAACCGCGTCCTCATGGCTGTTCCGCCTATCGAACTTTTCCGCGAAATGGCTCACCTGGTGACCAAGCTGAATGCTCGCTTCGTTCCGCCCTATGGCCATGGCGCAACCCTTTACATCCGCCCGCTCCTCATCGGTACTGGCGCAGAAGTTGGCGTGAAGCCCTCCGACGAATACCTGTTCATGATGTTCGTCTGCCCGGTTGGCCCCTACTTCAAGGATGGCTTCAAGCCTGTTGACATGATGATCAGCCGTAACTACGACCGCGCCGCTCCTCAGGGTACCGGTACTGTGAAGGTTGGCGGTAACTACGCTGCTTCCCTCCAGTCTCTTGCCGAAGCCAAGAAGCTGGGCTACTCCAGCACCATCTATCTGGATGCCAAGGAAAAGAAGTACATCGACGAATGTGGTCCGGCAAACTTCTTCGGTATCAAGGGCAAGTCCTACATTACCCCGAAGTCCGAATCCATCTTGCCGTCTATCACCAACAAGAGCTTGCAGCAGCTGGCCGAATACCTGGGCTACACTGTTGAAAAGCGTCCGGTGGCTTTCGAAGAACTGGCTGACTTCAGCGAAGCAGCTGAATGCGGTACCGCAGCTGTGATTACCCCGATCAAGAAGATCGTGGACCCCGTTGCTGGCAAGGAATTCACCTACGGCGATGGCAAGAATCCGGGCCCAGTCTGCACCGAACTCTTCACCAAGTACACCGCTATCCAGTTCGGTGAAGCTGAAGACCCGTTCGGCTGGACTGAAGTGGTTGACCTGTAA